Proteins encoded together in one uncultured Desulfosarcina sp. window:
- a CDS encoding alpha/beta hydrolase, which translates to MPTLSINGLDTYYEISGEGETVVLLHNGFSCSMMWEEIAPMLVENGFRVLIYDRRGYGRSDGGLDFADHYVCGTFRQESMAALAELLECLEIDHVHIVGQCEGGVVGVDYAVRYPDRVRTLVSASTLCHSVIPMEEFNRRKLPPTFDDLDPTLRKKYLRWHGAERGRVFYDICARGGGCYGQAGHFDLRPTLTKVTVPTLVMYPDRGYFFDVEQGLAFYRQLSRGELLVLPKCGHNIFEHYPQLYARQVMAFIGRH; encoded by the coding sequence ATGCCGACACTATCAATAAACGGTCTGGACACCTACTATGAAATCAGCGGAGAAGGGGAAACCGTCGTGCTGCTCCACAACGGCTTTTCCTGCAGCATGATGTGGGAAGAGATTGCTCCGATGCTGGTGGAAAACGGTTTCCGGGTGCTAATCTACGACCGGCGCGGATATGGCCGATCCGATGGCGGCCTCGATTTTGCCGATCATTACGTCTGTGGGACGTTTCGCCAGGAAAGCATGGCAGCGCTGGCGGAACTGCTTGAATGTCTGGAGATTGATCACGTTCACATTGTCGGCCAGTGTGAAGGGGGTGTCGTGGGCGTGGATTATGCCGTGCGTTATCCGGATCGGGTGCGAACCCTGGTCTCCGCCAGCACCCTGTGTCACAGCGTCATCCCCATGGAAGAATTCAACCGTAGAAAACTGCCGCCGACCTTTGACGACCTCGACCCGACACTGCGGAAAAAATACCTTCGCTGGCACGGTGCCGAACGGGGCCGGGTCTTTTACGATATTTGCGCCCGGGGCGGCGGCTGCTACGGACAAGCCGGCCATTTCGACCTCCGGCCGACCCTCACCAAGGTAACGGTCCCAACTCTGGTGATGTATCCGGACCGGGGCTATTTTTTCGATGTGGAGCAGGGTCTCGCCTTCTATCGGCAGCTGAGCCGGGGGGAACTGCTGGTGTTGCCCAAATGCGGCCACAATATCTTCGAGCACTATCCACAGCTGTATGCCCGCCAGGTCATGGCTTTCATCGGCCGGCATTGA
- a CDS encoding exodeoxyribonuclease III: MPKQTIKLVSWNVNGYRAAMKKDFLDSIKALDADIFGLQETKLQEAQLTKAMKQIDGYQAEFSFSTVKKGYSGVAAYSRMTPKAVRHGLGIPRFDDEGRIVELEFDAFTFFNVYFPNGQMSDERLQYKLDFYEAFFDYTEKLRKEGKGLIITGDFNTAHNEIDLKNPGPNSDRSGFLPIERQWIDRIVDMGYVDTFRHLYPETVKYSWWTYRFNARQNNAGWRIDYFFVTDDMIDRGWIKEAFIDNDIFGSDHCPVGLVLEI; this comes from the coding sequence ATGCCCAAACAGACCATCAAGCTGGTTTCCTGGAACGTAAACGGCTATCGCGCCGCCATGAAAAAGGATTTTCTGGATTCCATCAAAGCCTTGGATGCGGATATTTTCGGCCTTCAGGAGACCAAGCTCCAGGAGGCGCAGTTGACCAAGGCCATGAAGCAGATCGACGGCTATCAGGCGGAATTCTCTTTTTCCACCGTGAAAAAGGGCTACAGCGGGGTGGCCGCCTATTCCCGGATGACCCCCAAGGCCGTGCGCCACGGCCTCGGCATTCCACGTTTCGACGATGAAGGCCGCATTGTGGAACTGGAATTCGATGCGTTTACCTTCTTCAACGTCTATTTTCCCAACGGCCAGATGAGCGATGAGCGCCTGCAGTACAAACTGGATTTCTATGAAGCCTTTTTCGATTACACCGAGAAGTTGCGCAAGGAGGGCAAGGGCCTGATCATTACCGGCGATTTTAACACGGCCCACAACGAGATCGACCTGAAGAACCCCGGCCCCAATTCCGACCGTTCGGGCTTTCTGCCTATCGAGCGCCAGTGGATCGACCGCATTGTCGATATGGGTTATGTGGACACCTTTCGCCACCTGTATCCCGAAACCGTGAAGTATTCATGGTGGACCTACCGCTTCAACGCCCGCCAGAACAACGCCGGCTGGCGCATTGACTATTTCTTCGTTACCGACGACATGATCGACAGGGGCTGGATCAAGGAGGCCTTTATCGACAACGACATTTTCGGATCGGATCATTGTCCGGTGGGGCTGGTGCTGGAAATTTAG
- the nth gene encoding endonuclease III: MTKKRAFDIDRFVAAIEDNYRQWNPPIITFIANRGATPFEVLVSTLLSLRTKDEVTGEATRRLLDVARTPEAMVALSPKKIEKLIYPVGFYPTKAKRLLAISRILLDQYGGKVPDTLEALTALPGVGRKTANLVLVEGFKIPAICVDTHVHRISNRIGYVKTKTPDKTELALRKKLPKRHWVRYNELLVAFGQTLCRPISPFCSRCPVSDMCPQIGVERHR; encoded by the coding sequence ATGACTAAAAAGCGCGCTTTCGATATCGACCGTTTTGTTGCCGCCATCGAAGACAACTATCGCCAGTGGAATCCCCCCATTATCACCTTTATCGCCAATCGTGGGGCCACTCCCTTTGAGGTGCTGGTTTCCACCCTGCTTTCCCTGCGCACCAAGGACGAGGTGACCGGTGAGGCTACCCGGCGCCTGCTGGATGTGGCCCGGACCCCAGAAGCCATGGTGGCCCTGAGCCCCAAAAAGATCGAAAAACTGATCTATCCGGTGGGATTTTATCCCACCAAGGCCAAACGGCTGCTCGCCATCAGCCGCATCCTGCTGGATCAGTACGGCGGAAAGGTGCCGGACACCCTGGAGGCGCTTACCGCACTTCCTGGTGTGGGCCGCAAAACCGCCAACCTGGTGCTCGTGGAGGGCTTCAAGATTCCGGCCATCTGTGTGGATACCCACGTGCACCGCATCAGCAACCGCATCGGCTACGTGAAGACCAAAACGCCGGATAAGACCGAACTGGCCCTGCGCAAGAAGCTGCCCAAACGGCACTGGGTGCGCTACAACGAACTGCTGGTGGCCTTCGGCCAGACGCTTTGCCGGCCAATTTCACCGTTTTGCAGCCGGTGCCCGGTGAGCGATATGTGTCCACAAATCGGAGTGGAGCGCCACCGCTGA
- the lexA gene encoding transcriptional repressor LexA — protein MTSTGEEAVETQLTPGQKQLVDYLKSAIQRTGNAPSLRQAARDLGVSHAAVSQRLKLLERKGVVRRQGRYSRTLHLIGPTGQTDGTQRWIEVPVVGRVNAGLPLYAQQEWEGSLVLDSSLYRGRNLFALRVRGDSMQGAGILDGDMAVCTPRQHAENGEIVVALVHEEEATVKRFFLHRDHVELRPENPDYPVMHYGFDEVLVQGRVIGIQRGAARIR, from the coding sequence ATGACGTCTACAGGAGAAGAGGCCGTGGAAACCCAACTGACACCGGGGCAAAAACAGCTTGTCGACTACCTGAAGTCCGCCATCCAACGCACCGGCAATGCGCCCAGCCTCCGCCAGGCGGCCCGGGACCTGGGCGTCAGCCATGCGGCGGTTTCCCAGCGCCTGAAACTGCTGGAGCGCAAAGGAGTGGTTCGGCGCCAGGGCCGCTACAGCCGCACCCTTCACCTCATCGGCCCCACGGGACAAACCGACGGCACCCAACGCTGGATCGAAGTGCCGGTAGTGGGCCGGGTCAACGCCGGTCTGCCTTTGTACGCCCAGCAGGAGTGGGAAGGCAGCCTGGTGCTGGACAGCAGCCTCTACCGCGGTCGCAACCTTTTCGCCCTGCGGGTGCGGGGAGATTCCATGCAAGGGGCGGGCATCCTGGACGGCGACATGGCCGTTTGCACGCCGCGCCAACATGCCGAAAACGGCGAAATTGTCGTAGCCCTGGTCCACGAAGAGGAGGCCACGGTCAAACGGTTCTTTCTCCACCGGGACCACGTGGAACTGCGGCCGGAAAATCCCGACTACCCGGTGATGCACTACGGGTTCGACGAGGTGCTGGTGCAGGGGCGGGTAATCGGAATTCAGAGAGGGGCTGCGAGAATTCGATGA
- a CDS encoding DUF72 domain-containing protein yields MPSIKLKNKNTTPILIGTCGYAYNEWVDAGFYPPGTGTARMLPHYTRIFPVTEINFTWYQMPKAAAMDRMRRKAPEEFRFAAKLTRTLTHEVDPEGWPAQVALYREGIAPLVQSGQLLAVLVQLPPFFRRTPDNRRYLARLLDALAGLPVAVEFRHVSWAVDRVFASLEARKVALACVDVPDLPSLFPSIAVATSPDLFYIRFHGRNAAGWRSGNMQKQFDYDYSEDELAQWSEERIPQMVRRSGTGLIFFNNHVRGQAPKNAQMLMEQLEPKRGPRDK; encoded by the coding sequence ATGCCGTCCATAAAATTGAAAAACAAGAATACGACTCCCATCCTCATCGGCACCTGCGGATACGCCTACAACGAGTGGGTGGATGCCGGTTTCTACCCGCCGGGCACCGGCACGGCCCGGATGCTGCCGCACTATACCCGCATCTTTCCGGTCACCGAGATCAATTTTACCTGGTACCAGATGCCCAAGGCGGCGGCCATGGACCGCATGCGCCGCAAGGCGCCGGAAGAATTCCGCTTTGCCGCCAAACTCACCCGCACCCTGACCCACGAAGTAGATCCCGAGGGGTGGCCGGCCCAGGTGGCCCTGTACCGGGAGGGCATCGCCCCTTTGGTCCAGTCCGGGCAGTTGCTGGCCGTGCTGGTGCAATTGCCGCCCTTTTTCCGGCGTACGCCGGACAACCGCCGCTACCTGGCCCGGCTCCTCGACGCTTTGGCCGGCCTGCCCGTTGCCGTGGAGTTCCGGCACGTCTCCTGGGCCGTCGACCGGGTGTTTGCCTCCCTGGAAGCAAGAAAGGTAGCCCTGGCCTGCGTGGACGTCCCCGACCTGCCAAGCCTGTTCCCGTCCATTGCCGTCGCCACCAGCCCGGACCTGTTTTACATCCGCTTTCATGGCCGCAATGCGGCCGGCTGGCGCTCGGGCAACATGCAGAAGCAGTTCGATTACGATTACAGCGAAGACGAACTGGCCCAGTGGTCCGAAGAACGAATTCCCCAAATGGTCCGCCGGTCCGGAACCGGCCTGATCTTTTTCAACAACCACGTCCGCGGCCAGGCGCCGAAAAATGCGCAGATGTTGATGGAGCAACTGGAACCAAAAAGAGGGCCGAGGGACAAATGA
- a CDS encoding DNA polymerase III subunit alpha: MIPLSTHSHYSLMQGTDSPVAICRAARRMGYDRLALTDTDNLYGLWKFLQACKEEGLVPIVGTEVSDPRTRDRAVCLVKNPTGYANLCQLITRRHRDPQFALSTQLPQTAEGLLVLTAHADLLAAWHHSGVHTAAALPGRPLSPFHPLVQTARRLEIPLAATPDSFFLEPRGFAVHRLLRAIAGNTTLSRLAPADTAPDTAWLASPEEYRRRFAICPQAVANTHRLADELTFTGPDSDLVMPPWKDQCGRSADECLRRAAYAGARRRYGGELGEAVVNRLEHELATIAGMNFSAYFLVVKQIVSKSPRTCGRGSAAASLVAYCLGITNVCPVKHNLYFGRFLNPGRTDPPDIDVDFAWDERDAVIDNVLQRFGNRAAMVASHILFQPRMALRETAKVFGMPDAEIGAISRRLPWFWRRGELDAGLLANLRQRPETRHLDFAQPWPQIMELAQRIVGVPRNLSVHPGGVVITPNPVDRCVPVETAPKGVPVIQWDKDGAEDAGLVKIDLLGNRSLGVIRDALANMRANGIAFDEMRWEPEDDPATRDTVARGRTMGCFYIESPAMRLLHRKAGQGDFDHLVIHSSIIRPAANEYIQEYLRRLHGGSWDPIHPLLADVLDETFGIMVYQEDVSRAATALAGFSDAEADGLRKIISKKDRQRQLADYRERFLAGTRSRGVSPDQAHAVWEMMMSFSGYSFCKPHSASYARVSFQAAFLKTHQPAEFMAGVISNQGGFYSTFAYVSEARRMGLIIDPPDVTVSRFRWTGRGRRLRVGLMAVGGLSRSTMERILRCRRAAGFTDMADFLERVQPDEDEAVALIHCGALDGLDSSRSRTRLAWERVCWQAGRRRSRGQMALFAARAPAGKDEPPCFPPTDPTTRLRREFAVLGFLCDRHPITLFADAIRLLEPVKADRLADRVGRRIRMAAWLVTGKVVRTKRGDPMEFFTFEDETGIVETTFFPEPYRRFCHMLDRNRPYLLEGKVKTNWGVATLTVDRVRVIGGKSILTPS, translated from the coding sequence ATGATCCCCCTATCCACCCACTCCCACTACTCCCTCATGCAGGGCACCGATTCGCCGGTCGCCATCTGCCGGGCGGCCCGACGCATGGGATACGACCGCCTGGCCCTCACCGATACGGACAACCTTTACGGTCTGTGGAAATTCTTGCAGGCCTGTAAGGAAGAAGGTTTGGTTCCCATCGTAGGGACCGAAGTCAGCGACCCACGCACCAGGGACCGCGCCGTCTGCCTGGTCAAAAACCCGACCGGCTATGCCAACCTGTGCCAATTGATCACCCGGCGCCACCGCGACCCGCAGTTCGCGCTTTCCACCCAACTGCCGCAAACGGCCGAAGGCCTGCTGGTGCTCACCGCCCATGCCGACCTGCTTGCCGCCTGGCACCACTCTGGAGTTCATACGGCTGCAGCCCTGCCCGGCCGCCCCCTTTCCCCGTTTCATCCGCTGGTGCAAACGGCCCGACGCCTGGAGATCCCCCTGGCGGCCACCCCGGACAGTTTTTTCCTGGAACCGCGCGGATTCGCCGTGCACCGGCTGCTGCGGGCCATCGCCGGCAACACCACCCTATCCCGCCTCGCCCCCGCCGACACGGCACCCGACACCGCCTGGCTGGCGTCGCCGGAGGAATATCGCCGACGGTTCGCCATCTGTCCCCAGGCCGTGGCCAACACCCACCGCCTGGCCGACGAACTGACCTTCACCGGCCCGGATTCTGACCTGGTCATGCCCCCCTGGAAAGACCAATGCGGCCGCAGTGCCGACGAATGTCTGCGCCGGGCGGCCTATGCCGGCGCCCGAAGGCGCTACGGCGGTGAACTGGGCGAGGCCGTGGTCAATCGGCTGGAGCATGAACTGGCCACAATTGCCGGGATGAACTTTTCGGCCTATTTTCTGGTGGTCAAACAAATCGTATCGAAAAGCCCGCGCACCTGCGGACGGGGATCGGCGGCAGCCTCCCTGGTGGCCTACTGCCTGGGAATCACCAATGTCTGCCCGGTGAAACACAACCTTTACTTCGGACGCTTTCTCAACCCCGGACGCACGGACCCGCCGGATATCGACGTGGATTTTGCCTGGGACGAACGGGACGCGGTCATCGACAACGTTCTGCAGCGTTTCGGCAACCGGGCGGCCATGGTCGCCAGCCACATCCTGTTTCAACCGCGCATGGCCCTGCGGGAGACCGCCAAGGTGTTCGGCATGCCCGACGCCGAAATCGGCGCGATCTCCCGTAGGCTGCCCTGGTTCTGGCGCCGTGGGGAACTGGATGCAGGCTTGCTGGCCAACCTGCGGCAGCGCCCGGAAACCCGCCACCTGGATTTCGCCCAGCCCTGGCCGCAGATCATGGAACTGGCCCAGCGCATCGTCGGCGTCCCGCGCAACCTCTCCGTACATCCCGGCGGGGTGGTGATCACGCCCAACCCCGTCGACCGCTGCGTCCCCGTGGAAACCGCGCCCAAGGGGGTGCCCGTGATCCAGTGGGACAAAGACGGCGCCGAGGACGCCGGCCTGGTAAAAATCGACCTGCTGGGCAACCGCAGCCTGGGCGTGATTCGGGACGCGTTGGCCAACATGCGGGCCAACGGCATCGCCTTCGACGAAATGCGCTGGGAGCCGGAGGATGATCCGGCCACCCGGGATACCGTGGCCCGGGGCCGCACCATGGGCTGCTTTTACATCGAAAGCCCGGCCATGCGGCTGCTGCACCGCAAAGCCGGCCAAGGGGATTTCGATCACCTGGTAATTCATTCCTCCATCATCCGGCCGGCCGCCAACGAATACATCCAGGAATACCTACGGCGCCTGCACGGCGGGTCCTGGGATCCCATCCACCCCCTGCTGGCCGACGTGCTGGACGAGACCTTCGGCATCATGGTCTACCAGGAGGACGTTTCCCGTGCGGCAACCGCCCTGGCCGGCTTTTCCGACGCCGAGGCCGACGGCCTGCGCAAAATCATCTCCAAGAAGGATCGCCAAAGGCAGCTGGCCGACTACCGGGAGCGCTTTCTGGCCGGCACCCGGAGCCGGGGCGTTTCTCCCGACCAGGCCCATGCGGTGTGGGAGATGATGATGAGCTTTTCCGGCTACTCCTTCTGCAAGCCGCACAGCGCTTCCTACGCCCGGGTCTCATTCCAGGCGGCGTTTCTCAAGACCCACCAGCCGGCGGAATTCATGGCCGGCGTCATCAGCAACCAGGGCGGTTTTTACAGCACTTTCGCTTACGTCTCCGAGGCCCGGCGCATGGGCCTGATCATCGATCCGCCGGACGTCACCGTCAGCCGGTTCCGCTGGACAGGCCGGGGGCGGCGGCTGCGCGTGGGCCTGATGGCCGTTGGCGGGCTGAGCCGCTCCACCATGGAAAGGATTCTGCGATGCCGGCGGGCGGCCGGCTTTACGGACATGGCCGATTTTCTGGAGCGGGTGCAGCCGGATGAGGACGAGGCCGTGGCCCTGATCCACTGCGGAGCCCTGGATGGGCTGGACAGTTCCCGTTCGCGGACCCGCCTGGCGTGGGAGCGGGTCTGCTGGCAGGCCGGACGGCGGCGTTCGCGGGGGCAGATGGCGTTGTTCGCCGCCCGCGCACCCGCCGGGAAGGACGAACCGCCGTGCTTCCCGCCGACGGACCCGACAACCCGCCTGCGCCGCGAGTTCGCCGTCCTGGGGTTTCTGTGCGACCGGCATCCCATCACCCTGTTTGCCGATGCGATCCGGCTGCTGGAACCGGTGAAAGCCGACCGGCTTGCGGACCGGGTCGGCCGGCGAATCCGCATGGCGGCCTGGCTGGTCACCGGCAAGGTGGTGCGCACCAAACGGGGCGATCCCATGGAATTTTTCACCTTCGAGGACGAAACCGGAATTGTGGAAACCACCTTCTTTCCCGAGCCCTACCGGCGGTTCTGCCATATGCTGGACCGCAACCGGCCCTACCTGCTGGAAGGGAAGGTGAAAACCAACTGGGGGGTGGCGACCCTTACGGTGGACCGGGTGAGGGTGATCGGTGGGAAATCTATTTTGACGCCTTCTTGA
- a CDS encoding J domain-containing protein produces the protein MNLLTSFKILGLPSDADEIQAKRAYKAQVRRWHPDQFPEESGAKAEAEEQLKQINIAYAQIKEHLAAHGPSPASPASEQPPRPDTADRARPASEQQEKKSWFDALFDTLNAFSAAWHREPSSSPTDQRPPNRRQNFGEILDEMAGGTISPPKGRNGKGIRRKAAGYRRYRGGSSIDAVGSADRVGPVRPVGRVRGIGRRR, from the coding sequence ATGAACCTGCTGACCAGCTTCAAAATACTCGGACTACCGTCCGATGCAGACGAAATCCAGGCCAAACGGGCGTATAAAGCCCAGGTGCGGCGCTGGCACCCGGACCAGTTCCCCGAAGAATCGGGCGCCAAGGCCGAAGCCGAGGAGCAGCTCAAACAGATCAACATCGCCTATGCGCAGATCAAAGAGCATCTGGCCGCACATGGGCCTTCTCCGGCCAGCCCCGCGTCTGAGCAGCCCCCCCGGCCGGACACGGCCGATCGCGCCCGCCCCGCCTCAGAACAGCAGGAAAAGAAATCCTGGTTCGATGCCCTGTTCGACACCCTGAATGCCTTTTCCGCAGCGTGGCATCGCGAGCCTTCTTCTTCACCAACAGACCAGCGACCGCCAAACCGCCGACAGAATTTCGGGGAGATCCTCGACGAGATGGCCGGGGGCACCATCTCGCCGCCCAAGGGCCGCAACGGCAAAGGCATCCGGCGCAAAGCGGCCGGCTACCGGCGCTACCGCGGCGGCAGTTCTATTGACGCGGTGGGTTCTGCGGACCGCGTCGGACCGGTCAGACCCGTGGGCCGGGTCCGGGGTATCGGCCGGCGACGGTAA